In Carboxydocella sporoproducens DSM 16521, the following are encoded in one genomic region:
- a CDS encoding ubiquinol-cytochrome c reductase iron-sulfur subunit: MEEQKEIFHAEASDEMDEISRRKFLTTMLGLTGSAIALSLATPLAGYALAPAMKKEKVEFIEIGSIANFKTGEPIKVDFEFTKKDGWVETKQKRSVWVVKKDENNITVFSPNCTHLGCGYNWDAASKQFKCPCHGAVFSMDGEIVAGPPPRPLDRYETKIADGKLLIGKLIQAEEA, encoded by the coding sequence ATGGAAGAACAAAAGGAAATTTTTCATGCTGAAGCAAGTGACGAAATGGACGAAATCAGTCGCCGTAAGTTTTTAACAACCATGCTCGGTTTAACAGGGTCAGCAATTGCTTTGAGTCTGGCCACCCCATTAGCTGGATATGCATTAGCTCCGGCGATGAAGAAAGAGAAAGTGGAATTTATCGAGATAGGGAGTATCGCAAATTTCAAGACAGGGGAACCAATTAAAGTGGATTTCGAATTCACAAAGAAGGATGGCTGGGTAGAAACCAAACAAAAACGCTCGGTGTGGGTAGTAAAAAAAGATGAAAATAATATAACTGTATTTTCGCCTAACTGTACCCACCTGGGATGCGGATACAACTGGGACGCAGCCAGCAAACAATTCAAGTGTCCTTGCCATGGGGCAGTATTCAGTATGGATGGTGAAATAGTTGCGGGACCTCCCCCACGCCCATTAGATCGCTATGAAACTAAAATTGCTGATGGTAAATTGCTAATTGGGAAGCTAATCCAGGCTGAGGAGGCTTAA
- a CDS encoding cytochrome b N-terminal domain-containing protein, with protein MTERIYNWIDERLQIKDQIKEILDHPVPPHVNFLYCFGGITFVLIMLQVITGIFLTMYYVPSPDHAYASVEYISKEVAFGRLIRGMHRIGSSGVVIMVVVHLLRVYFHGAYKKPRELNWMVGVGLLLIVLTFGFTGYLLPWDQKAYWATVVGTKMAGSVPVIGEFVLKALRGGNDLGAVTLTRFYSLHIWFLPGVLFALLGAHFFMIRKQGISGPL; from the coding sequence ATGACAGAAAGAATATATAACTGGATAGACGAAAGGCTACAAATCAAAGATCAAATCAAGGAAATACTGGACCATCCTGTTCCTCCACACGTGAACTTTTTATACTGTTTTGGAGGAATAACCTTTGTTTTAATTATGTTGCAGGTGATCACCGGTATTTTCCTGACTATGTATTATGTACCATCTCCTGACCACGCCTATGCTAGTGTTGAGTATATAAGTAAGGAAGTGGCTTTCGGCCGGCTAATTCGAGGAATGCATCGTATTGGTAGTTCTGGAGTTGTCATAATGGTAGTTGTACATCTCTTGCGAGTTTATTTCCACGGGGCTTACAAAAAGCCGCGGGAACTGAACTGGATGGTGGGTGTTGGGTTACTGCTCATCGTCCTAACTTTTGGGTTTACAGGTTACCTGTTGCCCTGGGACCAGAAAGCTTACTGGGCTACTGTGGTTGGAACTAAAATGGCTGGTTCAGTTCCAGTTATTGGCGAATTTGTTCTGAAGGCGCTGAGAGGCGGCAATGACCTGGGAGCGGTAACTCTGACACGCTTTTATTCACTGCATATCTGGTTCTTGCCCGGGGTTCTCTTTGCATTACTGGGGGCTCATTTCTTTATGATTAGAAAACAAGGGATTTCCGGTCCCCTATAA
- a CDS encoding c-type cytochrome has protein sequence MADLKQHGKGEPFFPGHILKEAVVMLLTIIIVMFLAVTIDLPNESVADPTDTSYIPRPEWYFLFLFQFLKYFPGSMEVVAAVLFPAAFIGLLLFLPFLDKNPARHPKKRPLATSSAIVTMVGIIVLTILGMDDGSKNTQHTITFFEKWKYGVIIAIIFINYIVTWMLVSKNSPVKDSAAKAITASVLAVLSIIAISTVVVFSALEPNQVKAAAGEGNPGKDVLLAKCTSCHKFEGQGADFAPDLSKGPKKYKGSEEIAKFLKDPASVGSGMPKQQLTDDEIKQLADFLASLQGADAGSSSGAAVETSGSTNNGGGGNADKGKSAVETNCIGCHAVNGKGGTAGPDLAKVVANYDENKLKEFLNNPSAVKPGTPMPKLPLAEEDLNNIVTYLMSLKGTNKTDTAQPSNNIPSGNAQPLSQEKTFEFAIKTIEANSCKSCHKIKGDGGTFAPDLSKVGSYRDKDYIVKFLTNPKAVNPNTQMPTVPLSKEEINAVASYLASLK, from the coding sequence ATGGCTGATCTAAAACAACACGGGAAAGGGGAGCCCTTTTTTCCTGGCCATATCCTCAAAGAAGCCGTGGTTATGTTATTAACGATAATTATTGTAATGTTTCTGGCTGTAACCATTGATTTGCCCAATGAATCTGTAGCTGACCCCACAGATACGTCTTACATCCCTCGTCCAGAGTGGTATTTCCTTTTTCTCTTTCAATTTTTGAAGTATTTCCCGGGTAGTATGGAAGTTGTTGCTGCCGTTCTTTTCCCGGCTGCTTTCATTGGTTTGTTATTATTCCTGCCTTTCCTGGACAAGAATCCGGCCCGTCATCCTAAAAAACGGCCACTGGCTACTTCATCGGCAATAGTAACAATGGTAGGAATTATAGTTCTGACTATACTGGGGATGGATGATGGAAGTAAAAATACCCAGCATACCATAACCTTCTTTGAAAAATGGAAATATGGTGTTATTATCGCCATTATCTTTATTAACTACATTGTTACCTGGATGCTGGTAAGCAAAAATTCACCAGTCAAAGATTCGGCAGCTAAAGCTATTACCGCTTCTGTACTGGCAGTATTAAGTATTATAGCAATCTCAACCGTAGTAGTTTTTTCGGCCTTGGAGCCGAACCAGGTTAAGGCTGCTGCCGGAGAAGGCAACCCCGGTAAAGATGTGTTGCTGGCAAAGTGTACATCCTGTCATAAATTTGAGGGACAGGGTGCTGATTTTGCCCCTGATTTAAGTAAAGGTCCCAAGAAATATAAAGGCAGTGAAGAAATAGCTAAGTTCCTTAAAGATCCTGCTTCGGTAGGCTCGGGTATGCCTAAACAACAATTGACTGACGATGAAATTAAGCAATTAGCTGATTTTCTGGCCAGTTTACAGGGAGCTGATGCAGGTAGCAGTTCTGGAGCGGCAGTTGAAACGTCCGGCTCCACTAATAATGGTGGTGGAGGCAATGCTGACAAAGGTAAATCAGCTGTTGAAACCAACTGTATTGGTTGTCATGCTGTCAATGGCAAAGGTGGCACAGCAGGTCCGGATTTGGCCAAGGTAGTAGCTAATTATGACGAAAACAAGCTCAAGGAATTCCTGAATAATCCATCAGCTGTTAAACCTGGTACGCCAATGCCCAAGTTGCCGCTTGCTGAAGAAGATCTCAACAATATCGTTACCTATTTAATGAGTCTGAAAGGAACAAATAAAACTGATACTGCGCAGCCATCAAACAATATCCCAAGTGGCAATGCGCAACCATTGAGTCAGGAAAAAACTTTTGAGTTTGCCATAAAGACCATCGAAGCTAATAGCTGTAAGTCTTGCCACAAAATCAAAGGGGATGGAGGAACTTTTGCACCCGATTTATCCAAAGTCGGCAGCTATCGTGACAAGGATTATATTGTTAAATTCCTCACAAATCCCAAGGCTGTTAATCCCAATACACAGATGCCCACAGTACCCCTCTCTAAAGAAGAGATCAATGCAGTGGCTTCTTATCTTGCCAGTTTGAAGTAG